A genomic region of bacterium contains the following coding sequences:
- a CDS encoding glutamate mutase L yields the protein MEINTILATDCGSTTTKAILIEKRGEEYRLVVRGEAPTTVEAPFEDVTRGVLNSIREVEELTGKKILDGETIIKPRKNEHEGVDIYVSTSSAGGGLQMTVAGVVKSMTAESAARAALGAGAIVMETIASNDGRLPHQRIEILRQLRPDMILLSGGVDGGTVSHVVELAELIRAAEPKPRFGTDYSLPVVYAGNKEAREIIDKTLKDKTAFSIVDNIRPVLEVENLIPARNKIHELYMEHVMAHAPGYPKLMKWTDAPIMPTPGAVGSLVEMVGKTQGINVIGVDIGGATTDVFSVFTGVFNRTVSANLGMSYSISNVLAETGIENIARWIPFEIDEKDLRNRIRNKMIRPTTIPSTLDELKIEQAIAREAIRLAFEHHKTMAVGLKGVQQRRTISDTFAQKVTGESLIDMQALNLIIGSGGVLSHAPRRVQAALMLIDSYLPEGITMLTVDSIFMMPHLGVLATVHNKAAMEVFDKDCLVRLGTCIAPVGIGKEGKLCVTIKVKGAEIKVNFGDVAIIPLKGKEEAEITPEREFDIGEGKGKKVNREIEGGEVGIIIDARGRPFKLPEDKKERINKLNKWFTALKVY from the coding sequence ATGGAGATAAATACTATATTAGCTACTGACTGTGGTAGTACAACTACAAAAGCAATACTGATAGAAAAGCGTGGTGAAGAATATAGATTAGTTGTAAGAGGTGAAGCTCCTACAACAGTGGAGGCACCATTTGAGGATGTGACTCGTGGTGTCCTTAACTCAATAAGAGAAGTAGAGGAACTTACTGGTAAGAAGATACTTGATGGCGAAACTATTATAAAACCAAGAAAAAATGAACATGAAGGTGTAGACATATATGTCTCTACTTCATCAGCTGGTGGTGGCTTACAGATGACGGTGGCGGGTGTTGTTAAATCAATGACTGCAGAGTCAGCCGCCCGTGCCGCTCTTGGGGCAGGTGCTATTGTGATGGAAACAATAGCATCAAATGATGGTAGACTACCACACCAGCGAATAGAAATATTACGCCAGCTCAGACCTGATATGATACTACTTTCAGGTGGAGTAGATGGCGGCACAGTATCTCATGTAGTAGAGCTTGCTGAACTAATCAGGGCAGCGGAGCCGAAACCAAGGTTTGGTACAGATTATTCGCTACCTGTAGTATATGCTGGAAACAAAGAGGCAAGAGAGATAATAGATAAGACTTTAAAAGATAAGACTGCATTTTCTATAGTTGATAACATAAGACCAGTACTTGAGGTCGAAAATCTTATACCTGCAAGGAATAAGATTCATGAACTCTATATGGAACATGTAATGGCACACGCTCCTGGGTATCCAAAATTAATGAAATGGACTGATGCCCCTATAATGCCGACTCCTGGTGCTGTTGGTTCATTAGTTGAGATGGTTGGGAAGACACAGGGTATAAATGTTATAGGTGTAGATATAGGGGGAGCGACGACAGATGTATTCTCTGTGTTTACAGGTGTATTCAACAGAACAGTATCAGCTAATCTCGGTATGAGTTATTCAATATCAAATGTGTTAGCTGAGACTGGTATAGAAAATATAGCTAGATGGATACCATTTGAGATAGATGAAAAAGACCTAAGGAATCGTATTCGTAACAAAATGATAAGACCTACTACTATACCTTCGACACTTGATGAGTTAAAGATAGAGCAAGCAATAGCAAGGGAAGCTATAAGATTGGCATTTGAGCACCATAAAACGATGGCTGTAGGGTTAAAAGGAGTACAGCAAAGACGGACTATTTCAGACACATTTGCACAAAAGGTAACTGGCGAGTCTCTTATTGATATGCAAGCCCTTAATTTAATAATTGGGTCAGGTGGTGTGTTATCACATGCACCAAGAAGGGTACAGGCGGCACTTATGCTTATAGACTCATACCTACCAGAAGGAATAACGATGCTAACAGTGGATTCTATCTTTATGATGCCTCATCTTGGTGTATTAGCGACAGTACATAATAAAGCGGCGATGGAGGTGTTTGATAAGGACTGCCTTGTTAGACTTGGAACTTGTATAGCACCTGTAGGAATAGGGAAAGAAGGTAAGCTGTGTGTGACTATTAAGGTAAAGGGTGCAGAAATAAAGGTAAATTTTGGCGATGTCGCCATTATACCACTTAAAGGAAAAGAAGAGGCTGAGATTACACCTGAGAGAGAATTTGATATTGGTGAAGGTAAAGGCAAGAAAGTGAATAGAGAAATTGAAGGCGGTGAAGTAGGGATTATTATAGATGCAAGAGGTAGACCATTTAAACTGCCAGAGGATAAGAAGGAACGGATTAATAAACTCAATAAGTGGTTTACAGCTCTTAAGGTATATTAA
- a CDS encoding site-specific DNA-methyltransferase: MGLNQRKRGTKTSAFGSPGRVNHDSTPFYTSRLYEGLPKEEAVKYVENCIPPEFVEDMLDLGFLMRSELIWSKASSGSPSTAWGSWLSAKNPTLRDIHEYILVFSKGMFTRENMGRKSTISKAEFLEFTKSVWTFAAEPATKIGHPAPFPLELPYRLIQLYTFEGEIVLDPFIGSGQTAIAAIRTSRHYIGYEINEEYVKLAERRIKECSSNFNTLKLFK; this comes from the coding sequence ATGGGACTTAATCAAAGAAAAAGGGGCACAAAAACGAGTGCTTTTGGCTCTCCTGGGAGGGTCAACCATGACTCCACCCCTTTCTATACAAGTAGATTATACGAAGGATTGCCTAAGGAGGAAGCAGTCAAGTATGTAGAAAATTGCATTCCGCCAGAGTTTGTTGAGGATATGCTTGATTTAGGTTTTTTGATGAGGAGCGAACTCATCTGGAGTAAAGCTTCAAGTGGCAGTCCTTCTACTGCTTGGGGGAGCTGGCTTTCTGCTAAGAATCCGACATTGAGGGATATTCACGAATATATATTAGTCTTCTCTAAGGGTATGTTTACAAGAGAAAACATGGGGAGAAAGAGCACTATTTCTAAGGCTGAATTTCTTGAATTTACCAAGAGTGTCTGGACATTTGCTGCGGAGCCGGCAACAAAAATTGGGCATCCTGCCCCTTTTCCATTGGAGTTGCCGTATAGATTGATTCAACTTTATACCTTTGAGGGAGAGATAGTCTTGGACCCGTTTATAGGAAGTGGACAGACTGCAATTGCGGCTATAAGAACAAGTCGCCACTATATAGGATATGAAATCAATGAAGAATATGTGAAGTTAGCAGAAAGGCGGATTAAGGAGTGTTCATCAAATTTTAACACTCTAAAGTTGTTTAAATAA
- a CDS encoding ThaI family type II restriction endonuclease → MSTVDTKLFEESVSIKTITGKSFGGVKLIWTV, encoded by the coding sequence ATGTCTACAGTGGATACAAAATTGTTTGAGGAGTCTGTATCCATTAAGACAATTACAGGCAAAAGTTTTGGTGGTGTTAAACTGATATGGACTGTCTAA
- the gcvPB gene encoding aminomethyl-transferring glycine dehydrogenase subunit GcvPB, which translates to MERYDLTQYPVDKLSFELSRPGRKAYTLPDLDVPQVDIPKEYQRQSIPRLPELSEPEVMRHFTNLSTLNYHIERGFYPLGSCTMKYNPKVNEYIARLPGFTELHPLQPESTVQGSLELIYELERLLTEISGMDNVSLQPVAGAHSELASLLIVRKYFNKRGENRNKILIPDSAHGTNPASSVLTGFEPISIKSNEYGLVDLNTLCKAMGTDVACLMLTIPNTLGLFESQIDEIAKIVHENGGLLYLDGANLNAFLGITKPSDMGFDIMHFNLHKTFGTPHGTGGPGGGGIGVKGFLEPFLPVPRVEKIKNEYKLSYDFPDSIGRVHSFYGNFGVCVKAYAYIKMLGANGLKGVAENAVINANYLMTVLKEYYELPYPGPCMHEFVLSGDKQKALGIKTLDIAKRLLDYGFHPPTIYFPLIVHEALMIEPTETESIETLDSFIDAMIKIDKEARENPDILRSAPHNTPVRRLDEVKAARELDVKFYS; encoded by the coding sequence ATGGAGAGGTACGACCTTACGCAGTATCCTGTGGACAAGTTGAGTTTTGAGTTATCAAGACCTGGAAGAAAAGCATACACATTACCTGATTTAGATGTACCGCAGGTAGATATTCCTAAAGAATACCAACGTCAATCTATACCGAGACTGCCAGAACTATCAGAGCCTGAAGTTATGCGTCATTTTACTAACTTATCTACATTAAATTACCATATAGAACGTGGCTTCTATCCACTTGGTTCCTGTACAATGAAATATAACCCAAAAGTAAATGAGTATATTGCAAGACTACCTGGGTTTACAGAGTTGCACCCTTTACAGCCTGAATCTACTGTCCAGGGTAGCCTTGAACTTATTTACGAGCTTGAAAGATTACTTACCGAAATTAGTGGTATGGATAATGTATCACTACAACCTGTAGCTGGCGCGCACTCAGAGCTTGCTTCTTTACTTATCGTACGTAAATATTTTAATAAGAGGGGCGAAAATAGAAACAAAATACTTATACCGGATTCAGCACATGGTACAAATCCTGCATCCTCTGTACTTACAGGATTTGAGCCTATTTCTATAAAGTCAAATGAGTATGGATTAGTTGACCTCAACACTCTATGTAAAGCAATGGGAACAGATGTTGCCTGTCTAATGCTTACTATTCCAAATACACTCGGTCTTTTCGAATCCCAAATAGACGAGATTGCTAAAATTGTGCACGAAAATGGTGGTCTATTATATCTTGATGGTGCCAATCTCAACGCATTTTTAGGAATTACAAAACCATCTGATATGGGGTTTGATATAATGCACTTTAATCTACATAAGACATTTGGAACACCACATGGCACTGGAGGTCCAGGAGGTGGCGGTATAGGAGTGAAGGGCTTCCTTGAACCATTTTTGCCTGTGCCAAGAGTCGAGAAAATCAAAAATGAATATAAGTTATCTTACGACTTTCCTGACTCAATTGGTAGGGTGCACAGCTTTTACGGTAATTTTGGTGTCTGCGTCAAAGCCTACGCTTATATAAAGATGCTTGGTGCAAATGGGTTGAAGGGAGTAGCCGAAAATGCTGTAATAAACGCAAATTATCTAATGACAGTGTTAAAAGAGTACTATGAACTACCGTATCCAGGACCGTGTATGCACGAATTTGTGTTATCAGGAGATAAACAGAAAGCACTTGGAATAAAGACACTTGATATTGCAAAAAGGCTGCTTGACTACGGATTTCATCCACCAACCATATACTTTCCGCTGATAGTGCATGAGGCATTGATGATTGAGCCAACAGAGACAGAAAGTATTGAGACACTGGATAGCTTTATAGATGCAATGATAAAGATTGATAAAGAAGCAAGAGAAAACCCTGATATTTTAAGGAGTGCACCTCATAACACTCCTGTACGCAGGCTGGATGAAGTAAAAGCAGCAAGAGAGTTAGATGTAAAATTTTACAGTTGA